From the Oleiharenicola lentus genome, one window contains:
- a CDS encoding alpha/beta hydrolase yields MKFPLILMSSFLLASVADAAFSDHPVIPLWPEGVPAAVRPDAPAALGPLGPEKLEEGGRLSNISEPTLTVYWPAVDRPNGTAVIICPGGAYGILSHDREGIQYAQWLSHLGVTSFILKSRLKEYGHPAPLQDVLRAVRVVRSRAAEFKINPDRLGMMGSSAGGHLAASAGTLFDHADGKTGAALDSVNARPDFIILMYPVITMADGVTHNGSRENLLGKSRTAEQEAFFSLENRVTAATPPTLLIHTQEDKSVPIENSIRFFQALTKAGVPAEFYAFEKGGHGMGIRDGLGTTSEWPDRAREWLRVRGLLTPAKP; encoded by the coding sequence ATGAAATTCCCCCTCATCCTCATGTCCTCGTTCCTCCTCGCCTCCGTCGCCGACGCCGCTTTCTCCGATCACCCCGTCATTCCGCTCTGGCCCGAGGGCGTCCCCGCCGCCGTGCGCCCCGACGCCCCCGCCGCGCTGGGGCCGCTCGGACCGGAGAAACTCGAGGAGGGCGGACGTCTCTCCAACATCTCCGAACCCACGCTCACCGTCTATTGGCCCGCCGTGGACCGGCCCAACGGCACGGCCGTCATCATCTGCCCCGGCGGCGCTTACGGCATCCTCTCCCACGACCGCGAGGGCATCCAATACGCCCAGTGGCTCAGCCACCTCGGCGTCACCAGCTTCATCTTGAAGAGCCGCCTGAAGGAATACGGCCACCCCGCGCCGCTGCAGGACGTGCTCCGCGCCGTGCGCGTCGTCCGCTCGCGCGCCGCCGAGTTCAAGATCAATCCGGACCGCCTCGGCATGATGGGCAGCTCTGCCGGCGGCCACCTCGCCGCCAGCGCCGGCACGCTCTTCGACCACGCCGACGGCAAAACCGGCGCCGCGCTCGACAGCGTGAACGCCCGCCCCGATTTCATCATCCTGATGTATCCGGTCATCACGATGGCCGACGGCGTCACCCACAACGGCTCGCGCGAGAACCTCCTCGGCAAGTCGCGCACGGCGGAACAGGAGGCCTTCTTCTCGCTCGAGAACCGCGTCACCGCCGCCACGCCGCCGACGCTTCTCATCCACACGCAGGAGGACAAATCCGTGCCCATCGAGAACAGCATCCGTTTCTTCCAGGCGCTCACCAAGGCCGGTGTGCCTGCGGAGTTCTACGCCTTTGAGAAAGGCGGCCACGGCATGGGCATCCGCGACGGCCTCGGCACGACCTCCGAATGGCCCGACCGCGCCCGCGAGTGGCTCCGCGTCCGCGGCCTGCTGACCCCCGCCAAGCCATGA